Proteins from one Bactrocera neohumeralis isolate Rockhampton chromosome 3, APGP_CSIRO_Bneo_wtdbg2-racon-allhic-juicebox.fasta_v2, whole genome shotgun sequence genomic window:
- the LOC126752235 gene encoding putative gustatory receptor 22d produces MITQNFTADSFACVNRSQYSVVKMRTARRKFANCLHCYIFKISMLLGLLPFKYNKEKRTFRSSGVALSYSVVINTLLFAWVVKNWPDMSNYELFAKPLLYIVENVVSYLNCVGIILIFCSTWSGRKRLLRLFNEIVTVRQLCDSKAFLRDFDASMMEKRIILKFCSMFLQNLLFFSSSFYWSNKMDASYFLVSMLTIILFNEILLISNQFYHNTLSINHSILAVNHRLRCLNTRKQLLAAGEINEIFGIYIRLIRLITHTTTAYEKQLLVIISVRLSVIVQCLFSACMHFGGRGLQMNELELLYFLLIIMLTSLDYWLIMAVCESVWRAQQQTKVELKHFNTFRTLSVDLARDLNTFSIFCSIHKFRFPLCGLFEIHFATARNLCTSVVTALIWLVQYDFATSM; encoded by the exons ATGATTACACAAAATTTCACAGCTGATTCGTTTGCGTGCGTTAACCGTAGTCAGTATTCGGTAGTGAAAATGCGTACAGCACGACGGAAATTCGCAAATTGCCtacattgttatatttttaaaatctcaaTGCTCCTCGGCCTATTGCCATTCAAGTATAACAAGGAAAAAAGGACTTTTCGGTCTTCAGGCGTGGCGCTCAGCTACAGTGTCGTGATTAATACGCTGCTCTTTGCTTGGGTCGTCAAAAACTGGCCGGATATGTCAAACTATGAGCTTTTTGCCAAGCCATTGCTTTATATCGTGGAAAATGTCGTCAGTTATCTGAATTGCGTTGGCATAATTCTAATCTTTTGCAGTACCTGGTCTGGTAGAAAACGTTTGTTGCGGCTGTTCAATGAAATTGTCACTGTTAGACAGCTATGTGATTCGAAAGCCTTTTTGCGCGATTTTGACGCCAGCATGATGGAGAAACGCATTATACTGAAGTTTTGCTCAATGTTTTTGCAAAACCTCTTATTtttcagctcatcgttctattgGAGCAACAAAATGGATGCGAGCTACTTTTTGGTGTCAATGTTGACAATCATATTGTTCAATGAGATATTATTGATATCGAATCAGTTCTATCACAATACGCTCTCCATCAATCACTCCATACTGGCTGTAAATCATCGCCTGCGTTGTTTAAATACCAGAAAGCAGTTGTTGGCTGCTGGTGAGATTAATGAGATTTTCGGCATATATATACGTTTGATACGCTTAATAACGCACACAACGACAGCATACGAAAAACAGTTACTGGTCATAATCTCGGTGCGTTTGAGCGTTATTGTGCAGTGTCTTTTCTCCGCATGCATGCACTTCGGCGGTAGAGGCTTGCAGATGAATGAACTGGAACTGCTATATTTCTTGCTTATTATAATGCTAACCTCCTTGGACTATTGGCTCATAATGGCTGTTTGCGAATCGGTGTGGCGCGCTCAGCAACAGACGAAAGTCGAGCTGAAACATTTTAACACTTTTCGTACTTTGAGCGTTGATCTGGCGAGAGAT CTcaacactttttcaatattttgctcGATACACAAGTTTCGCTTTCCG